In candidate division KSB1 bacterium, a single window of DNA contains:
- a CDS encoding S41 family peptidase has product MKKLRKSSVALIVVVLFLFAVAMRLDLFALGSNNLVQIQRFMEVVRVLNELYFEEVDSKELVDSAITGMLEKLDPHTVYLPKEQVQEVREQFEGEFEGIGIEFIVLDKVPTVVSPIAGSPSERLGLRPGDQIVEIEGTSTYGFTEDQVREKLLGKKGTRVNVQIKRHAYEEPFDLTITRDKIPIYSISTAFMIEPETGYIRVGRFAKTTNDEFEKALEELNSQGMLRLILDVRGNSGGYLDQAVEMADKFLESGKRIVYTRGRISSSNEDYYSTLESAYSKLPLIILINHGSASASEIVAGAIQDWDRGLIVGETSFGKGLVQHQISLKDGAAIRVTIARYYSPSGRLIQRSYENGLLDYIRDGYDDFDPNSHIDSTLSKPVFTTSSGRTVFGGGGITPDIKIKSRHLTASTIKLIQSQILFQFSSDYATNHPNLGRNFEIFRKEFDIEQSTADNLLEKVRQAGVEMDEAEVKQDIDFIKRRMKSEIARHLWSSKEFYQMEVLQDEQVREALQKFSEAAKIAKLTIDK; this is encoded by the coding sequence ATGAAAAAGCTTAGAAAGAGCTCGGTCGCTCTTATTGTCGTTGTTCTCTTTTTGTTCGCGGTCGCAATGAGGTTGGATTTATTCGCACTCGGTTCAAATAATTTAGTGCAAATCCAGCGATTCATGGAGGTTGTTCGGGTGCTAAATGAGCTCTATTTTGAGGAAGTGGATTCCAAAGAGCTTGTTGATTCGGCTATTACCGGCATGCTTGAAAAGTTGGATCCGCATACGGTCTATCTACCGAAGGAGCAAGTTCAAGAAGTCCGGGAGCAGTTCGAAGGAGAGTTTGAAGGAATCGGAATTGAATTTATAGTCCTCGATAAAGTTCCTACGGTTGTTTCACCCATTGCGGGCTCTCCTTCGGAGCGGTTAGGGTTACGCCCCGGAGATCAAATCGTTGAAATTGAAGGCACCTCAACATACGGATTTACTGAAGATCAAGTGCGGGAGAAATTGTTAGGTAAAAAAGGAACCAGAGTAAATGTTCAAATAAAACGACACGCTTATGAGGAACCCTTTGATTTAACTATCACCCGTGACAAGATTCCAATTTACAGCATTTCGACGGCATTTATGATTGAACCCGAAACAGGCTATATCAGAGTTGGCAGGTTTGCCAAAACTACAAATGACGAATTCGAGAAGGCCCTGGAAGAATTAAACTCGCAAGGCATGCTGCGTTTGATTTTGGATGTAAGAGGAAATTCAGGCGGGTACCTGGATCAGGCAGTTGAAATGGCCGATAAATTTTTAGAAAGTGGTAAACGGATCGTTTATACGCGGGGTCGCATTTCGAGTTCAAACGAGGATTATTATTCCACTTTGGAGTCAGCATATTCCAAATTGCCTTTGATTATCTTAATTAATCATGGCTCTGCCAGTGCTTCTGAAATTGTGGCCGGTGCGATTCAAGATTGGGACCGGGGTTTAATTGTCGGTGAGACGAGTTTTGGCAAAGGTTTGGTTCAACACCAGATTTCTTTAAAAGACGGAGCTGCGATTCGGGTCACCATCGCCCGGTATTATTCACCAAGCGGCAGGCTCATTCAGCGTTCCTATGAAAACGGCTTATTAGATTATATCCGTGATGGCTACGATGATTTTGATCCCAATTCTCATATTGACAGTACCTTGAGTAAACCGGTTTTCACGACCAGCTCCGGAAGAACAGTCTTTGGCGGTGGTGGAATTACCCCGGACATAAAAATCAAGTCAAGGCATCTAACTGCTTCTACCATTAAGTTGATTCAAAGCCAAATACTTTTTCAGTTCAGTTCGGATTACGCCACAAACCATCCAAACCTTGGACGTAATTTTGAAATCTTTAGAAAAGAATTTGATATTGAACAAAGCACGGCTGATAACTTACTCGAGAAGGTTCGACAGGCGGGAGTTGAAATGGATGAAGCTGAAGTAAAGCAGGATATCGATTTCATTAAAAG